Proteins co-encoded in one Streptomyces sp. NBC_01283 genomic window:
- a CDS encoding helicase, protein MSTEELREEQQFVSGLYARLDALREEAEAAVHASLTQVGNGLQARLERDVLVAERSGLLAAFNAGENGLCFGRLEFRDGRDHHIGRIGIRASDIERTPLVIDWRAEVARPFYLATGHTPMGLRRRRHITTEGRDVTALHDEILDLGDTTRTGHEGADADEVLLAALDSARTGRMHDIVQTIQAEQDRIIRAPHHGVLVVEGGPGTGKTVVALHRAAFLLYAHRQLLAKRAVLIVGPNPAFLGYISEVLPALGETGVLLSTVGELFPGVSATGTDTPEATEVKGRAEMADVLAAALRDRQQTPEPGAPLIIEHDDGDLVLDWTIAQEAREAAREADVPHNLGRPHFAFRIIDMLTEQLTERLGADPYGGPNFLGPDDVAQLGKAVAASPEVHAAIEELWPQLTPEGFLADFLQEPTHLSDEDARTIRRPRGGAWTAADVPLLDEAAELLGSDDSAARAMAEAERAKQIAYAQGVLDVSYASRTYEFEDKDDEESEVLLAHDIIDAERMAERQEEADHRSAAERAAADRTWAFGHIIVDEAQELSAMAWRLLMRRCPTRSMTLVGDPAQTAEAGGCGSWETILSPYVEDRWEYTRLGVNYRTPVEIMDVAAEVPRMEYPEFQPPSSVRSTGVLPWARRADDLAAAVADAVAAEARDDGRLAVIAPRELHEQLAAKLPGVTAGEAPDLTRPVVMIDPRQAKGLEFDTVLVVEPGRYGTSDLYVALTRATQRLGILHADELPVALKQVAATP, encoded by the coding sequence TTGTCAACCGAGGAATTGCGGGAAGAGCAGCAATTCGTCTCCGGACTGTACGCGCGCCTCGACGCGCTGCGCGAGGAGGCGGAAGCCGCCGTGCATGCGTCGTTGACGCAGGTCGGCAATGGTCTGCAGGCCAGGCTTGAGCGTGACGTCCTGGTGGCCGAGCGGTCCGGACTGCTGGCCGCCTTCAACGCGGGAGAGAACGGGCTCTGCTTCGGGAGGCTCGAATTCCGCGACGGCCGTGATCACCACATCGGGCGCATCGGAATCCGCGCGTCCGACATCGAACGCACCCCACTCGTGATCGATTGGCGCGCGGAAGTCGCACGCCCCTTCTACCTCGCGACCGGTCATACGCCGATGGGGCTCCGCCGCCGCAGGCACATCACCACGGAGGGCCGCGACGTGACGGCCCTGCACGACGAGATCCTCGATCTCGGCGACACCACCCGCACCGGGCACGAGGGCGCGGACGCCGACGAGGTGCTGCTCGCCGCGCTCGACTCGGCCCGCACCGGGCGCATGCACGACATCGTGCAGACCATCCAGGCCGAGCAGGACCGCATCATCCGGGCCCCGCACCACGGCGTCCTCGTCGTCGAGGGCGGCCCCGGCACCGGAAAGACCGTCGTGGCGCTGCACCGTGCCGCGTTCCTCCTCTACGCCCACCGCCAGCTGCTCGCCAAGCGCGCGGTCCTGATCGTCGGCCCGAACCCCGCCTTCCTCGGCTACATCAGCGAGGTCCTGCCCGCGCTCGGCGAGACGGGCGTGCTCCTCTCGACGGTCGGCGAGCTGTTCCCCGGCGTGAGCGCCACCGGCACCGACACCCCCGAGGCCACGGAGGTGAAGGGCCGCGCGGAGATGGCGGACGTGCTCGCCGCCGCCCTGCGCGACCGGCAGCAGACCCCCGAGCCCGGCGCCCCGCTCATCATCGAGCACGACGACGGCGACCTCGTCCTGGACTGGACGATCGCCCAGGAGGCACGCGAGGCGGCCCGGGAGGCGGATGTCCCGCACAACCTCGGCCGGCCGCACTTCGCCTTCCGCATCATCGACATGCTCACCGAGCAGCTCACCGAACGGCTCGGCGCCGACCCGTACGGCGGCCCGAACTTCCTCGGCCCCGACGACGTCGCCCAGCTCGGCAAAGCGGTCGCCGCGAGCCCCGAAGTGCACGCGGCCATCGAGGAGTTGTGGCCGCAGCTCACCCCGGAGGGCTTCCTCGCGGACTTCCTCCAGGAGCCGACGCATCTGTCGGACGAGGACGCACGCACGATCCGGCGCCCGCGCGGCGGAGCCTGGACGGCCGCCGACGTCCCGCTGCTCGACGAGGCCGCCGAGCTGCTCGGCAGTGACGACAGCGCGGCGCGGGCGATGGCGGAGGCCGAACGGGCCAAGCAGATCGCCTACGCGCAGGGCGTCCTCGACGTGTCGTACGCGTCCCGTACCTACGAGTTCGAGGACAAGGACGACGAAGAGTCCGAGGTCCTGCTCGCGCACGACATCATCGACGCCGAGCGGATGGCCGAGCGCCAGGAGGAGGCCGACCACCGCAGCGCCGCCGAGCGCGCGGCGGCGGACCGGACCTGGGCCTTCGGGCACATCATCGTGGACGAGGCGCAGGAGCTCTCCGCCATGGCCTGGCGGCTGCTGATGCGACGCTGCCCGACCCGCTCGATGACGCTGGTCGGCGACCCCGCGCAGACCGCGGAGGCGGGCGGCTGCGGCTCCTGGGAGACGATCCTCTCCCCGTACGTCGAGGACCGCTGGGAGTACACCCGGCTCGGCGTCAACTACCGCACGCCGGTGGAGATCATGGACGTGGCCGCCGAGGTGCCCCGCATGGAGTACCCCGAGTTCCAGCCGCCGAGTTCGGTGCGGTCCACGGGCGTGCTCCCCTGGGCGCGCCGCGCCGACGACCTCGCCGCGGCCGTGGCCGACGCGGTGGCGGCCGAGGCGCGGGACGACGGCCGCCTCGCGGTGATCGCCCCGCGCGAGCTGCATGAGCAGCTCGCCGCAAAGCTCCCCGGTGTGACGGCCGGGGAGGCCCCGGACCTGACGCGGCCGGTCGTCATGATCGACCCGCGTCAGGCGAAGGGCCTGGAGTTCGACACGGTCCTGGTCGTGGAGCCGGGCCGCTACGGCACGAGCGACCTGTACGTGGCCCTGACCCGGGCCACGCAGCGCCTCGGCATCCTGCACGCCGATGAGCTGCCGGTGGCGCTCAAGCAGGTCGCAGCCACACCGTAG
- the trxA gene encoding thioredoxin → MVKADGVAEVTDADFEGEVLKAELPVLVEFGAEWCGPCRQLAPVLSEISREEADRLKIVQMDVDHNPQTAIAYGILSVPSLLVFRGGEPVKSMVGARPKRKLLAELTEAEVL, encoded by the coding sequence ATGGTCAAGGCGGACGGTGTGGCCGAGGTGACGGACGCGGACTTCGAGGGGGAGGTGCTCAAGGCGGAGCTGCCCGTGCTCGTGGAGTTCGGGGCGGAGTGGTGCGGTCCGTGCCGGCAGCTCGCGCCGGTGCTCAGTGAGATCTCGCGCGAGGAGGCGGACCGGCTGAAGATCGTGCAGATGGACGTGGACCACAATCCGCAGACGGCGATCGCGTACGGGATTCTCTCGGTGCCGTCCCTGCTGGTGTTCCGCGGCGGTGAGCCGGTGAAGTCCATGGTGGGCGCGCGTCCCAAGCGCAAGCTGCTCGCCGAGCTCACCGAGGCCGAGGTGCTCTGA
- a CDS encoding MerR family transcriptional regulator, translating to MRIGELAERAGTTTRTLRYYESRGLLPARRSGNGYRTYDEDDVRLLEQIRTLQDFGFDLEETRPFVECLRSGHPAGDSCPASLDVYRRKLGELDSLIGELTAVREQVGAQLVRAEAAIPGGPEPRCELTD from the coding sequence ATGCGCATCGGCGAACTTGCGGAGCGGGCCGGCACCACCACGCGGACCCTTCGGTACTACGAGTCACGGGGGCTGCTGCCCGCTCGTCGCAGTGGCAACGGCTACCGCACCTACGACGAGGACGACGTCCGTCTCCTGGAGCAGATCAGGACCCTGCAGGACTTCGGGTTCGATCTGGAGGAGACGCGGCCGTTCGTGGAGTGCCTGAGATCGGGGCACCCGGCGGGCGACTCCTGCCCCGCTTCCCTCGACGTGTACCGCCGCAAGCTCGGTGAACTCGACTCCCTGATCGGGGAGTTGACGGCGGTGCGCGAACAGGTCGGTGCGCAGCTCGTGCGGGCCGAGGCGGCGATTCCGGGGGGACCGGAGCCTCGGTGCGAGCTGACGGACTGA
- a CDS encoding SGNH/GDSL hydrolase family protein, which produces MVIRARAHSLSRTTGPRTRALRLAAALAAAGTATLGLAAPARATGGDPLDYVALGDSFSAGSGVLPLDPTAPLLCARSTANYPHVVAKRTGARLTDVTCGGAQTKDFAGSQYPGVAPQLDAVDADTDVVTLTIGGNDNNTFISAILACGSAGVLSGGKGSPCKDANGDSFTKQIDANTYPALKTALRAVKAKAPHARVGVLGYPWIVPAEADPGCFAKMPIATGDVPYLRDLQAHLNKTVRRAASETGATFVDMAAASEGHDACKPQGTRWIEPVLFGTNFVPVHPNALGESGMADQAIGVLKLG; this is translated from the coding sequence ATGGTGATCCGCGCACGCGCCCACTCCCTCTCCCGCACGACCGGGCCCCGCACCCGTGCCCTGCGCCTGGCGGCGGCACTCGCCGCCGCCGGGACCGCCACCCTCGGCCTGGCCGCACCCGCCCGGGCGACCGGCGGCGACCCACTCGACTACGTCGCCCTCGGCGACAGTTTCAGCGCCGGGTCCGGCGTCCTTCCGCTCGACCCGACCGCGCCCCTGCTCTGCGCGCGCTCGACCGCCAACTACCCGCACGTCGTGGCGAAGCGCACCGGCGCCCGGCTCACCGACGTGACCTGCGGCGGAGCCCAGACCAAGGACTTCGCGGGGTCGCAGTACCCCGGTGTCGCCCCGCAGCTCGACGCGGTCGACGCCGACACCGATGTCGTGACGCTGACGATCGGCGGCAACGACAACAACACCTTCATCAGCGCGATCCTCGCCTGCGGCTCCGCCGGGGTGCTGTCCGGCGGCAAGGGCAGCCCCTGCAAGGACGCCAACGGGGACAGCTTCACGAAGCAGATCGACGCCAACACCTACCCGGCGCTGAAGACCGCCCTGCGAGCGGTCAAGGCCAAGGCCCCGCACGCGCGCGTCGGCGTCCTGGGCTACCCGTGGATCGTGCCGGCCGAGGCCGACCCCGGCTGCTTCGCCAAGATGCCGATCGCCACCGGGGACGTGCCCTACCTGCGGGACCTGCAGGCCCACCTGAACAAGACCGTGCGGCGCGCCGCCTCCGAGACGGGCGCCACTTTCGTCGACATGGCCGCCGCCTCGGAGGGACACGACGCCTGCAAGCCGCAGGGCACGCGCTGGATCGAGCCCGTGCTGTTCGGCACGAACTTCGTCCCCGTCCACCCGAACGCCCTCGGCGAGTCCGGGATGGCCGACCAGGCCATCGGCGTACTGAAGCTGGGCTGA
- a CDS encoding HIT family protein gives MTPAEGGGCVACDLADGTRPLPGGTLLRTPHWTVEHCVGPLGVGTLVVKPLRHITGVHEMSAGESAGLGPLLARVTSALRTAVGEECEQVYVCLWSHHGRVPGHIHFVVQPARTSDIDRHGAAYGPGLQVAMFAEGAEPEPEAVEEFCGRVRRVLGEGSAI, from the coding sequence GTGACCCCGGCGGAGGGCGGCGGCTGCGTCGCCTGCGACCTCGCCGACGGCACCCGCCCCCTTCCCGGCGGCACCCTGCTGCGCACACCGCACTGGACCGTCGAGCACTGCGTCGGGCCCCTGGGCGTCGGCACCCTCGTCGTGAAGCCGCTGCGGCACATCACCGGCGTACACGAGATGAGCGCGGGCGAGAGCGCCGGGCTCGGGCCGCTGCTGGCCCGCGTGACCTCCGCCCTGCGCACGGCGGTCGGCGAGGAGTGCGAGCAGGTCTACGTCTGCCTCTGGTCCCACCACGGACGCGTGCCCGGTCACATCCACTTCGTGGTGCAGCCCGCCCGTACGTCCGACATCGACCGGCACGGCGCCGCGTACGGGCCCGGCCTCCAGGTGGCGATGTTCGCCGAGGGCGCGGAGCCGGAGCCGGAAGCGGTGGAGGAATTCTGCGGGCGGGTGCGGCGCGTGCTGGGTGAGGGTTCCGCCATCTAG
- a CDS encoding MFS transporter has translation MPLLIKEPVERMDRPYARRWWALGVLCLSLLIAVMANTALTVAAPDMTMDLGLSSADLQWVIDAYTVPYAALMLLLGAIGDKYSRRGALVLGLVIMSVGAAAGSVVDSSTAVIVVRAVMGVGAALIMPATLSLLAATFPRAERAKAITIWAATSGIAIAAGPLIAGALLRDNGWHATFLINIPVAVLAIIGAFVLVPPSKAAQHGRIDYVGGLLSVVWVGSLIFMIIDGPHFGWGIRAISAAVVAGLGLIAFVVWELKHPRPVLDVRKFTQRGFAGSNLAVALFFLAVFGAFYFLTQHLQFVLEYDPLETGVRMLPLAGAVFVGSAVTGILAPRIGGKIMVVAGMVGGTVALALLTQIDAGSTYADFVAPLIILGLSLGFAVSPCTDVIMGAFPESELGVGGAVNDTSLELGGSLGIAVLGSVLAGSYSSKLADGTSGSKLPASALDTAQDSVGAGNGVAQGIAEQARELSEKAAGASSPQEAAQLKSQAQELAGGAHQMADAVGSAFSDAVAHTSLVGAVILGVGTVVVAVLLPGRRKAAAVTGTEEATEANEATEAADAMKAPEAAGRR, from the coding sequence ATGCCTCTGCTGATCAAGGAACCGGTCGAACGGATGGACCGTCCGTACGCCCGCCGCTGGTGGGCCCTGGGCGTTCTCTGTCTGAGTCTGCTGATCGCCGTGATGGCGAACACCGCCCTGACGGTGGCCGCGCCCGACATGACGATGGACCTCGGTCTGTCCAGCGCCGATCTGCAGTGGGTCATCGACGCCTACACCGTCCCGTACGCCGCGCTGATGCTGCTGCTCGGCGCGATCGGCGACAAGTACAGCCGCCGGGGCGCGCTGGTGCTCGGTCTGGTGATCATGTCCGTCGGCGCCGCCGCGGGTTCGGTGGTGGACAGCTCGACGGCGGTCATCGTGGTCCGCGCGGTGATGGGCGTGGGCGCGGCACTGATCATGCCCGCCACGCTGTCGCTGCTGGCGGCGACCTTCCCGCGCGCGGAACGGGCCAAGGCGATCACCATCTGGGCGGCCACGTCCGGCATCGCGATCGCAGCGGGCCCGCTGATCGCGGGCGCGCTGCTCCGTGACAACGGCTGGCACGCGACGTTCCTGATCAACATCCCGGTGGCCGTGCTCGCGATCATCGGCGCGTTCGTCCTCGTGCCGCCGTCGAAGGCGGCGCAGCACGGCCGCATCGACTACGTGGGCGGACTGCTCTCGGTCGTCTGGGTGGGCTCCCTGATCTTCATGATCATTGACGGCCCGCACTTCGGGTGGGGCATCCGCGCGATTTCCGCCGCCGTCGTGGCCGGTCTGGGCCTGATCGCTTTCGTCGTATGGGAGTTGAAGCACCCCCGCCCGGTCCTCGACGTACGCAAGTTCACGCAGCGTGGCTTCGCGGGCTCGAACCTGGCCGTGGCGCTCTTCTTCCTCGCGGTGTTCGGCGCCTTCTACTTCCTGACCCAGCACCTCCAGTTCGTCCTCGAATACGACCCGCTGGAGACGGGCGTCCGCATGCTGCCGCTGGCCGGTGCGGTGTTCGTGGGCTCGGCGGTCACCGGGATCCTCGCCCCGCGCATCGGCGGCAAGATCATGGTCGTGGCGGGCATGGTCGGCGGCACGGTGGCGCTCGCGCTCCTGACGCAGATCGACGCGGGCTCCACGTACGCGGACTTCGTGGCACCGCTGATCATCCTCGGCCTGTCGCTCGGCTTCGCGGTCTCGCCGTGCACGGACGTCATCATGGGCGCTTTCCCCGAGTCGGAGCTCGGCGTGGGCGGCGCGGTCAACGACACCTCGCTGGAGCTCGGCGGCTCGCTCGGGATCGCGGTCCTCGGCTCGGTCCTCGCGGGGTCGTACTCGTCGAAGCTGGCCGACGGGACATCGGGCAGCAAGCTTCCCGCGTCCGCGCTCGACACGGCCCAGGACTCCGTGGGCGCGGGCAACGGTGTGGCGCAGGGCATCGCCGAGCAGGCGCGTGAGCTCTCGGAGAAGGCGGCGGGAGCTTCGTCGCCCCAGGAGGCGGCGCAGCTCAAGTCGCAGGCGCAGGAACTCGCCGGGGGCGCGCACCAGATGGCCGACGCGGTGGGCTCGGCGTTCTCCGACGCGGTGGCCCACACCAGCCTCGTCGGTGCGGTGATCCTGGGCGTCGGTACGGTCGTGGTGGCGGTGCTGCTGCCGGGCCGCCGGAAGGCGGCGGCGGTGACTGGGACCGAGGAAGCCACGGAGGCCAATGAGGCTACCGAGGCCGCTGATGCCATGAAGGCCCCGGAGGCCGCCGGTCGCCGGTAG
- a CDS encoding TetR/AcrR family transcriptional regulator, translating to MNPRPASSVRADANRRRILDVAVAELLRDPDASMDQIARAAGVVRRTVYGHFPSRDALIEAIVERAVEAVESAHATGREGIDDPAEAVASSLLAVYDVADRYRLLLSLAQRSVTMSGIRERLGRVHDSGMEMFRRGLEDGTFVSPLPTRALGYVLEGILFAMMEAVNDGVVPAEKAGRSTAITFLTAAGLPASQATELVTRVADRRAATTDG from the coding sequence ATGAACCCCCGCCCAGCGAGCAGCGTCCGAGCTGATGCCAACCGCCGCCGCATCCTTGACGTCGCCGTCGCGGAGCTGCTGCGCGACCCCGACGCGTCCATGGACCAGATCGCGCGCGCCGCCGGCGTCGTGCGACGGACCGTGTACGGGCACTTCCCCAGCCGTGACGCGCTGATCGAGGCGATCGTGGAACGCGCCGTCGAGGCGGTGGAGAGTGCGCACGCGACGGGGCGCGAAGGCATCGACGATCCCGCGGAGGCCGTGGCGAGCTCCCTGCTCGCCGTCTATGACGTCGCCGACCGCTACCGCCTGCTGCTCTCCCTCGCCCAGCGGAGCGTGACGATGAGCGGCATCCGCGAACGGCTCGGCCGCGTCCACGACTCGGGCATGGAGATGTTCCGACGCGGCCTGGAGGACGGCACGTTCGTGTCGCCGCTGCCGACGCGGGCGCTCGGCTATGTGCTCGAAGGGATCCTGTTCGCCATGATGGAGGCCGTCAACGACGGTGTCGTACCAGCGGAAAAGGCGGGCAGGTCCACCGCGATCACGTTTCTGACCGCGGCGGGCCTGCCCGCCTCACAAGCCACCGAGCTGGTGACGAGGGTCGCCGACCGAAGGGCCGCGACCACCGACGGCTAA
- a CDS encoding cation:dicarboxylate symporter family transporter produces MAKAPAAKRDRTHYLYIAVIIAVVLGIGVGLLFPDFAKELKPVGTGFVNLIKMMISPIIFCTIVLGVGSVRKAAKVGKVGGLALGYFVAMSVVALAIGLLVGNILHPGSGMDISDSEKGAGHDAAEEANKGLVDFALGIIPKTLVSAFTQGEVLQTLLVALLVGFALQAMGRSGEPILRGIGHIQKLVFRVLGMIMWAAPVGAFGAMAAVVGETGTDALKALATIMVGFYVTCALFILIVLGTLLRLVTGVNLFKLLKYLGREFLLILSTSSSESALPRLIAKMEHLGVSRPVVGITVPTGYSFNLDGTMIYLTMSSLFIAEAMDQPLGLGEQISLLLFMMIASKGAAGVSGSGIAVLASGLQSHKPALVDGVGLIIGVDRFMSEARALTNFAGNAVATLLIGTWTKEVDRERVDLVLAGKLPFDEKTLLDEDAPEPEPAGAGQDTADGVPSQPASSEKKSLMA; encoded by the coding sequence GTGGCCAAGGCTCCCGCAGCCAAGCGGGACCGAACCCACTATCTGTACATAGCCGTCATCATCGCCGTGGTCCTCGGTATCGGTGTCGGTCTGCTCTTCCCCGACTTCGCCAAGGAGCTCAAGCCGGTCGGCACCGGCTTCGTGAACCTGATCAAGATGATGATCTCGCCGATCATCTTCTGCACGATCGTCCTGGGCGTCGGATCGGTCCGCAAGGCCGCCAAGGTCGGCAAGGTCGGCGGTCTCGCGCTCGGCTACTTCGTCGCGATGTCGGTCGTCGCGCTCGCCATCGGCCTGCTCGTCGGCAACATCCTGCACCCGGGCTCGGGCATGGACATCTCCGACTCCGAGAAGGGCGCGGGGCACGACGCGGCCGAAGAGGCGAACAAGGGGCTCGTCGACTTCGCGCTCGGCATCATCCCGAAGACGCTCGTCTCCGCCTTCACCCAGGGCGAGGTGCTGCAGACGCTGCTCGTCGCGCTGCTCGTGGGCTTCGCGCTGCAGGCCATGGGCCGCTCCGGGGAGCCGATCCTGCGCGGCATCGGGCACATCCAGAAGCTGGTCTTCCGCGTGCTCGGCATGATCATGTGGGCCGCCCCGGTCGGCGCGTTCGGCGCGATGGCGGCGGTGGTCGGCGAGACCGGCACGGACGCCCTGAAGGCCCTCGCCACGATCATGGTCGGGTTCTACGTCACCTGTGCGCTGTTCATCCTGATCGTGCTCGGCACGCTGCTGCGCCTGGTGACCGGCGTGAACCTCTTCAAGCTCCTGAAATACCTGGGCCGCGAGTTCCTGCTGATCCTCTCCACCTCCTCCTCGGAGTCCGCGCTGCCGCGGCTCATCGCGAAGATGGAGCACCTGGGCGTCAGCCGCCCGGTCGTCGGCATCACCGTCCCCACGGGCTACTCGTTCAACCTCGACGGCACGATGATCTACCTGACCATGTCGTCGCTCTTCATCGCCGAGGCGATGGACCAGCCGCTCGGCCTCGGTGAGCAGATCTCTCTGCTCCTCTTCATGATGATCGCGTCCAAGGGCGCGGCGGGTGTCTCCGGTTCCGGCATCGCGGTCCTCGCCAGTGGCCTTCAGTCGCACAAGCCGGCCCTGGTGGACGGCGTCGGCCTGATCATCGGCGTCGACCGCTTCATGAGCGAGGCGCGCGCCCTGACCAACTTCGCGGGCAACGCGGTCGCCACGCTCCTGATCGGTACGTGGACCAAGGAGGTCGACCGGGAGCGCGTCGACCTGGTGCTCGCCGGGAAGCTGCCGTTCGACGAGAAGACGCTGCTCGACGAGGACGCTCCCGAGCCCGAGCCGGCGGGCGCGGGCCAGGACACGGCGGACGGCGTCCCGTCGCAGCCGGCGAGCAGCGAGAAGAAGTCCCTGATGGCTTAG
- a CDS encoding ATP-binding protein, whose amino-acid sequence MSLARPPRPRSLAGQLFAMQIVLVTVVVAGCALFTFLSDRQQAEEGARRQATAAARAVADSPSVREAARGKDPTKLLQPYATDVRRHTGVDFVTIMDPDGIRWTHPDEERIGERFLGHRADALRGRTFTETYTGTLGPSVRVVTPILADDGTDRITGLVSAGITIEEISQKARGQLLALLGVAAGALALGGLGTYVINARLRRHTHGMNAAELSRMHDYHEAALHAVREGLLMLDGQRRIALINDGGRELLGVSGDLVGRNVAELGLPAPLTGALLAAEPRVDELHLTADRVVVVNTSPVSSGERRGTVVTLRDHTELQALTGELDSERGFTRALRSQAHEAANRLHTVVSLIELGRADEAVGFATAELELAQTLTDQVVAAVSEPVLAALLLGKAAQANEHGVELVVSPDSSIDDGMLPADLPARDLVTVLGNLIDNAVDAAQGSPAARVTVTARADGAGLTLRVSDTGPGVDPAHTEAVFRRGWSTKATAGRGLGLALVHQTVTKHEGTLKVREAAGGGAEFEVRLRTATAPRMPGAGDEVSGTEASSTEASRTASGAGDAADGGTT is encoded by the coding sequence ATGTCCCTCGCCCGCCCGCCCCGGCCCCGCAGCCTCGCCGGGCAGCTCTTCGCGATGCAGATCGTCCTGGTCACCGTCGTGGTGGCCGGATGTGCACTGTTCACGTTCCTGAGCGACCGGCAGCAGGCCGAGGAGGGCGCGCGCCGGCAGGCGACGGCCGCGGCACGGGCGGTCGCGGACTCCCCTTCGGTACGTGAGGCCGCGCGCGGCAAGGATCCGACGAAGCTCCTCCAGCCGTACGCCACCGACGTACGACGCCACACCGGGGTCGACTTCGTCACGATCATGGACCCGGACGGCATCCGCTGGACGCACCCCGACGAGGAGCGGATCGGCGAGCGCTTCCTCGGCCACCGGGCGGACGCGCTGCGGGGCAGGACCTTCACCGAGACGTACACGGGGACGCTGGGCCCCTCGGTGCGCGTGGTCACGCCGATCCTGGCCGACGACGGCACGGACCGCATCACCGGCCTGGTCAGCGCGGGCATCACCATCGAGGAGATCAGCCAGAAGGCGCGCGGCCAGCTGCTCGCCCTGCTGGGCGTCGCGGCGGGCGCGCTCGCGCTCGGCGGACTCGGCACCTACGTCATCAACGCCCGCCTGCGCCGCCACACCCACGGCATGAACGCCGCCGAGCTGAGCCGCATGCACGACTACCACGAGGCCGCGCTGCACGCGGTGCGCGAGGGACTCCTGATGCTGGACGGGCAGCGGCGCATCGCCCTCATCAACGACGGGGGGCGCGAGCTGCTCGGCGTATCGGGCGACCTGGTCGGCCGGAACGTCGCCGAGCTCGGCCTGCCCGCGCCCCTGACGGGCGCGCTGCTCGCGGCCGAGCCGCGGGTGGACGAGCTGCACCTGACGGCGGACCGGGTGGTCGTCGTCAACACCTCACCGGTGTCGAGCGGCGAGCGACGCGGCACGGTGGTCACCTTGCGCGACCACACCGAGCTCCAGGCGCTGACCGGCGAGCTGGACTCGGAACGCGGCTTCACGCGGGCGCTGCGCTCGCAGGCCCACGAGGCGGCGAACCGCCTCCACACGGTGGTCTCCCTCATCGAGCTGGGCCGCGCCGACGAGGCCGTCGGCTTCGCCACCGCCGAGCTGGAGCTGGCCCAGACGCTGACGGACCAGGTGGTCGCGGCCGTGAGCGAGCCGGTCCTCGCGGCGCTCCTCCTGGGCAAGGCGGCCCAGGCCAACGAGCACGGCGTGGAGCTCGTCGTCTCCCCCGACAGCAGCATCGACGACGGGATGCTGCCCGCGGACCTGCCCGCGCGGGACCTGGTGACGGTCCTCGGCAACCTGATCGACAACGCGGTGGACGCGGCCCAGGGCTCCCCCGCGGCCCGCGTGACGGTGACGGCACGCGCGGACGGTGCCGGACTGACGCTGCGGGTGTCCGACACGGGCCCCGGCGTGGACCCCGCCCACACGGAGGCGGTCTTCCGGCGCGGCTGGTCGACGAAGGCCACGGCGGGCCGCGGCCTGGGCCTGGCCCTGGTCCACCAGACGGTGACGAAGCACGAGGGGACGCTTAAGGTGCGGGAGGCGGCCGGGGGTGGCGCGGAGTTCGAGGTCCGCCTCCGGACGGCGACCGCTCCGAGGATGCCGGGTGCCGGTGACGAGGTGTCCGGTACTGAGGCATCCAGTACGGAGGCATCCCGTACGGCGTCCGGCGCAGGGGACGCAGCAGACGGAGGCACCACATGA
- a CDS encoding response regulator: MTEPIRVLVVEDDPVAADAHVLYVNRIPGFHAVGKAHSAAEAKRALDRTEVDLLLLDLHLPDGHGLQLARTLRAAGHRTDVIAVTSARDLTVVREGVSLGVVQYVLKPFTFATLRDRLTRYAEFRAAAGEATGQDEVDRALATLRAPSPAALPKGLSGPTLERVTRTLRDAPAEGVTAAAAAETVGISRITARRYLEHLVTTGRAARTPQYGHVGRPEYAYRWLTSNT, translated from the coding sequence ATGACAGAGCCCATCCGCGTCCTGGTCGTGGAGGACGACCCCGTGGCGGCGGACGCCCACGTCCTCTACGTGAACCGCATCCCCGGATTCCACGCCGTGGGCAAGGCGCACAGCGCCGCCGAGGCGAAACGCGCCCTGGACCGCACCGAGGTGGACCTCCTCCTCCTGGACCTGCACCTCCCGGACGGCCACGGCCTCCAGCTGGCCCGCACCCTGCGCGCCGCGGGCCACCGCACGGACGTCATCGCCGTCACCTCGGCCCGCGATCTCACCGTCGTACGCGAGGGCGTCTCCCTCGGCGTGGTGCAGTACGTCCTGAAGCCCTTCACCTTCGCCACCCTCCGCGACCGCCTCACCCGCTACGCCGAGTTCCGCGCCGCCGCGGGCGAGGCCACCGGCCAGGACGAGGTGGACCGCGCCCTGGCCACCCTGCGCGCGCCCAGCCCCGCCGCTCTGCCCAAAGGGCTCAGCGGCCCCACCCTGGAGAGGGTGACCCGCACCCTGCGCGACGCGCCCGCCGAGGGCGTCACCGCCGCTGCCGCCGCCGAGACCGTGGGCATCTCCCGCATCACCGCGCGCCGCTACCTGGAGCACCTGGTCACCACGGGCCGCGCCGCCCGCACCCCGCAGTACGGCCACGTCGGCCGCCCCGAGTACGCGTACCGCTGGCTGACGTCGAACACCTGA